In Streptomyces chartreusis, the following proteins share a genomic window:
- a CDS encoding ferredoxin, whose protein sequence is MKLLLDSTRCQGYGLCQEPAPELIDLDEWGYAQLRVTEVPPGDREAAEAAVAACPNSALRLVK, encoded by the coding sequence ATGAAACTGCTGCTGGACTCCACCCGCTGCCAGGGCTACGGCCTCTGCCAGGAACCCGCACCCGAGCTGATCGACCTCGACGAATGGGGCTACGCGCAGCTGCGCGTGACCGAGGTGCCGCCCGGCGACCGGGAAGCCGCAGAGGCCGCCGTCGCCGCCTGCCCCAACTCCGCGCTGCGGCTGGTGAAGTGA
- a CDS encoding acetate--CoA ligase family protein: MGRDLSALFDPVSVAVVGASDDPAKYGHAIAAQAIRAGGRRPVHLVNRRGGTVLGRTAAPSLSAVGEPVDLAVVSVPAAGFEDAVDEALRCGARAIVAITAGFAETGDAGRARQEAVAERVRAAGAVMVGPNCLGLADNTTDLFLASDTFTPGGVALLSQSGNLALELQLRFGPHGLGFSRFVSLGNQADVTLVDLLADCARHEGTRAIAVYAEDFGDGRAFAEAAADAGKPVVLLTAGRGDASARSAQSHTGALTTSADVVAAACRDAGVELVATPRELTVVLAALHGGRRATGRRVAVLTDGGGHGVIAADAVEAAGLTVPELHEPTRELLREALWEQSAVANPVDLAGMGEQDPGSYAETVAALLAAEEADAVLMTGYFGGYAAAEGGLGGGGTALAEGEQAAARLIAARHRAIAKPLVVQSMYPDSPSCRTLAAAGVPVFGATEDAARALAATAPRAPHTGVTPLPSPATPLRETGYLETRRALEAAGLAFPAAREVHDEAELLAVTGEFSGPYVLKALHLLHKSDAGGVALGLAGPDELLAAFREMHARLGAPSYSVEAMADLTDGIELIVGVNRDPRFGPVAMVGLGGVLAEALHDIAFTLAPVPADRALHLLRGLRTAALLEGVRGRPAVDVEAAARAVETITAFAAAHPEIAEIEVNPLLVRPDGVLALDSRAVLA; this comes from the coding sequence ATGGGACGCGACCTCTCGGCCCTCTTCGACCCCGTATCCGTCGCCGTCGTCGGAGCCAGCGACGACCCGGCCAAGTACGGCCACGCCATCGCAGCCCAGGCCATCCGCGCGGGCGGCCGCCGGCCCGTCCACCTGGTCAACCGGCGCGGCGGCACCGTCCTCGGCCGCACCGCCGCGCCCAGCCTGAGCGCGGTCGGCGAACCCGTCGACCTGGCGGTGGTCTCCGTGCCCGCCGCCGGGTTCGAGGACGCCGTCGACGAGGCCCTGCGGTGCGGGGCCCGGGCGATCGTCGCGATCACCGCGGGCTTCGCCGAGACCGGCGACGCCGGACGTGCCAGACAGGAGGCCGTCGCCGAACGGGTGCGCGCCGCCGGCGCGGTGATGGTCGGCCCCAACTGCCTCGGCCTGGCCGACAACACCACCGACCTGTTCCTGGCCTCCGACACCTTCACACCCGGCGGAGTCGCGCTGCTGAGCCAGAGCGGCAACCTCGCCCTCGAACTACAGCTCCGCTTCGGCCCGCACGGCCTCGGCTTCTCCCGGTTCGTCTCGCTCGGCAACCAGGCCGACGTCACCCTCGTCGACCTGCTCGCCGACTGCGCCAGGCACGAGGGCACCCGGGCCATCGCCGTCTACGCCGAGGACTTCGGCGACGGACGCGCCTTCGCCGAGGCGGCCGCCGACGCCGGGAAACCCGTGGTGCTGCTCACCGCCGGCCGCGGGGACGCCTCCGCCCGCAGCGCCCAGTCGCACACCGGGGCGCTGACCACCTCGGCAGACGTGGTGGCCGCCGCCTGCCGGGACGCCGGCGTGGAACTCGTCGCCACCCCGCGCGAACTCACCGTCGTCCTCGCCGCGCTGCACGGCGGACGCCGGGCCACGGGCCGCCGGGTCGCCGTACTCACCGACGGCGGAGGGCACGGCGTCATAGCCGCCGACGCCGTCGAGGCGGCCGGGCTGACCGTGCCCGAACTGCACGAGCCGACAAGGGAGTTGCTGCGCGAAGCGCTGTGGGAGCAGTCGGCCGTCGCCAACCCGGTGGACCTCGCAGGAATGGGCGAGCAGGACCCCGGCTCCTACGCGGAGACCGTTGCCGCGCTGCTGGCCGCCGAGGAGGCCGACGCCGTACTGATGACCGGCTACTTCGGAGGCTACGCGGCCGCCGAGGGCGGACTCGGCGGAGGCGGCACGGCACTCGCGGAGGGGGAACAGGCCGCCGCCCGCCTCATCGCCGCCCGGCACCGTGCCATCGCCAAACCCCTGGTCGTGCAGTCGATGTACCCCGACTCGCCCAGCTGCCGCACGCTCGCCGCCGCCGGTGTGCCGGTCTTCGGCGCCACCGAGGACGCCGCCCGCGCACTCGCCGCCACCGCACCCCGAGCACCGCACACCGGCGTGACACCCCTGCCCAGCCCGGCGACCCCACTGCGGGAGACCGGCTACCTGGAGACCCGCAGGGCCCTCGAAGCGGCCGGACTCGCCTTCCCCGCCGCCCGCGAGGTCCACGACGAGGCCGAACTGCTCGCCGTGACAGGGGAGTTCAGCGGCCCGTACGTCCTCAAGGCCCTGCATCTGCTGCACAAGTCGGACGCCGGGGGAGTGGCCCTGGGCCTCGCCGGGCCCGACGAACTGCTTGCCGCCTTCCGGGAGATGCACGCCCGGCTCGGCGCCCCCTCCTACTCCGTGGAGGCCATGGCCGACCTCACCGACGGCATCGAGCTGATCGTCGGCGTCAACCGCGACCCGCGCTTCGGCCCGGTCGCCATGGTGGGCCTCGGCGGAGTGCTCGCGGAGGCACTGCACGACATCGCCTTCACCCTCGCCCCCGTCCCCGCCGACCGCGCCCTGCACCTGCTGCGCGGACTGCGCACCGCCGCCCTGCTCGAAGGGGTCCGCGGCCGGCCGGCCGTCGACGTCGAGGCCGCCGCGCGGGCCGTCGAGACCATCACCGCGTTCGCCGCCGCCCACCCCGAGATCGCCGAGATCGAGGTCAACCCCCTTCTCGTACGCCCCGACGGAGTCCTCGCCCTCGACTCCCGCGCCGTACTCGCCTGA
- a CDS encoding acyl-CoA dehydrogenase family protein yields MDMRYTPEQADLKRRAAEYARLLMRYEDQSEQAGGPLPQELVTELTRAAMDAGVYAINMPAEWGGAGLSLLDQVIVEEEFGKVTNCLWDIPWRPANVLAYGDERQREKYLLPVIRAERFDAFAVTEPGAGSDPSSGTSTATRTDGGWLLNGEKWFVTCGDIADFLLVQADAGPEKLPTLFFVDKAAPGVEMTRVPHFMHSAVNGHPEFTFTDVFVADEDVLGGVGNGYELTKEWFTDERLMIAARTVGAAERALQLARDWAVEREQFGAPIASYQLIQGMLADCAVDIAVNRAYTHQVAWEADQPGADRKTLHAKASTAKLAASEAAGRVADRCLQIFGGRGYDRTYPVERMYRELRVDRIWEGTSEIQRLIIANELIKRGTRALALPTH; encoded by the coding sequence ATGGACATGCGCTACACCCCCGAGCAGGCCGACCTGAAGCGTCGCGCCGCCGAGTACGCCAGGCTGCTGATGCGGTACGAGGACCAGTCCGAGCAGGCCGGCGGACCCCTGCCGCAGGAGCTCGTCACCGAACTGACCCGTGCCGCGATGGACGCCGGGGTCTACGCCATCAACATGCCCGCCGAGTGGGGCGGGGCGGGCCTGAGCCTGCTCGACCAGGTCATCGTCGAGGAGGAGTTCGGCAAGGTCACCAACTGCCTGTGGGACATCCCCTGGCGGCCCGCCAACGTCCTCGCCTACGGCGACGAGCGGCAGCGCGAGAAGTACCTGCTGCCGGTGATCCGCGCCGAGAGGTTCGACGCGTTCGCCGTCACCGAGCCGGGCGCCGGCTCCGACCCGTCCTCCGGCACCTCCACGGCCACCCGCACCGACGGCGGCTGGCTGCTCAACGGCGAGAAGTGGTTCGTCACCTGCGGCGACATCGCCGACTTCCTGCTGGTGCAGGCGGACGCCGGTCCCGAGAAGCTGCCCACGCTGTTCTTCGTCGACAAGGCCGCGCCCGGAGTCGAGATGACCCGCGTGCCGCACTTCATGCACTCCGCCGTCAACGGGCACCCCGAGTTCACCTTCACCGACGTCTTCGTCGCTGACGAGGACGTGCTCGGCGGCGTCGGCAACGGCTACGAACTGACCAAGGAATGGTTCACCGACGAACGCCTGATGATCGCCGCCCGCACCGTCGGCGCCGCCGAGCGCGCCCTCCAGCTCGCCCGGGACTGGGCCGTCGAGCGCGAGCAGTTCGGGGCGCCCATCGCCTCGTACCAGCTGATCCAGGGCATGCTCGCGGACTGCGCCGTGGACATCGCCGTCAACCGTGCCTACACCCACCAGGTCGCCTGGGAGGCCGACCAGCCCGGCGCCGACCGCAAGACCCTGCACGCCAAGGCCTCCACCGCCAAGCTCGCCGCCAGCGAGGCCGCGGGGCGGGTCGCCGACCGGTGCCTCCAGATCTTCGGCGGGCGCGGCTACGACCGCACCTACCCCGTCGAGCGCATGTACCGCGAGCTGCGCGTGGACCGGATCTGGGAGGGCACCTCCGAGATCCAGCGGCTGATCATCGCCAACGAGCTCATCAAGCGCGGCACCCGCGCCCTTGCCCTGCCCACCCACTGA
- a CDS encoding acyl-CoA dehydrogenase family protein, producing the protein MDFRLTPRQAQLKAEARALTDFIAGYENQCEEENGLPADAHAKVRDAVLDAGLQAVNMPAEWGGAGLTIAEQVTVQEELGRLTGALWDMVWRPANALRFCTPEQRERFLVPVIKGERRDCYAVTEPGAGSDPQNLATTATKNDQGWVLNGEKWFVTVGDHADFMIVLAAAGPERAPTLFLVDKDTPGIEMTRVPRWMHTFVYEHPEFTFTDVQVGEDAVLGAIGEGYDITRSWFTEERLMIAARTIGAAERALELSRDWAVEREQFGAPISSFQLIQGMLADCAVDIAVNRAYTHQVAWEIDHSPAEDRKTLHAKAAIAKLSASEASGRVVDRCLQIHGGRGYDRAYAVERLYRELRVDRIWEGTSEIQRLIIANELIKRGSGVLDLPVA; encoded by the coding sequence ATGGACTTCCGTCTCACCCCGCGCCAGGCCCAGCTCAAGGCCGAGGCCCGTGCCCTCACCGACTTCATCGCCGGCTACGAGAACCAGTGCGAGGAGGAGAACGGCCTGCCCGCCGACGCGCACGCCAAGGTCCGTGACGCCGTGCTGGACGCCGGCCTCCAGGCCGTCAACATGCCCGCCGAATGGGGCGGCGCCGGCCTCACCATCGCCGAACAGGTCACCGTGCAGGAGGAGTTGGGGCGGCTCACCGGCGCCCTGTGGGACATGGTGTGGCGCCCGGCGAACGCGCTGCGGTTCTGCACCCCGGAGCAGCGCGAGCGCTTCCTCGTCCCGGTGATCAAGGGCGAGCGGCGCGACTGCTACGCCGTCACCGAGCCCGGCGCCGGCTCCGACCCGCAGAACCTCGCCACCACTGCGACGAAGAACGACCAGGGCTGGGTCCTCAACGGCGAGAAGTGGTTCGTGACCGTCGGCGACCACGCCGACTTCATGATCGTGCTCGCCGCGGCGGGCCCGGAGCGTGCGCCCACCCTCTTCCTCGTCGACAAGGACACCCCCGGCATCGAGATGACGCGCGTCCCGCGCTGGATGCACACCTTCGTCTACGAGCACCCCGAGTTCACCTTCACCGATGTCCAGGTGGGCGAGGACGCCGTGCTCGGCGCCATCGGCGAGGGCTACGACATCACCCGCTCCTGGTTCACCGAGGAGCGCCTGATGATCGCCGCCCGCACCATCGGCGCCGCCGAGCGGGCCCTGGAACTGTCCCGGGACTGGGCCGTGGAGCGGGAGCAGTTCGGCGCCCCGATCTCCTCGTTCCAGCTGATCCAGGGCATGCTCGCGGACTGCGCCGTGGACATCGCCGTCAACCGTGCCTACACCCACCAGGTCGCCTGGGAGATCGACCACTCCCCGGCCGAGGACCGCAAGACGCTGCACGCCAAGGCCGCCATCGCCAAGCTCTCGGCGAGCGAGGCGTCCGGGCGGGTCGTCGACCGGTGCCTCCAGATCCACGGCGGCCGGGGCTACGACCGCGCCTACGCCGTCGAACGGCTCTACCGCGAGCTGCGCGTGGACCGGATCTGGGAGGGCACCTCCGAGATCCAGCGGCTGATCATCGCCAACGAACTCATCAAGCGCGGGTCGGGGGTCCTGGACCTGCCGGTCGCATGA
- a CDS encoding 3-hydroxybutyryl-CoA dehydrogenase produces MTEIRRVGVVGCGLMGAGIAEVCARADVPVTVVERDAEAARAGRLRVLRSLDRAAANGRIDAARRDRAADLITVVDEIAALHEHDLVIEAVAEDERLKVDVFTRLDSVVTDERTILATNTSSIPVIRLAAATTRPDRVVGVHFFNPVPVLRLVELVPSLLTSPATADRAEEFVTGTLGKEVVRTRDKAGFVVNALLVPYLLAAIRMVESGSATVEDVDRGMVLGCAHPLGPLALTDLIGLDTTRAIAESLYAEFREPQYSPPPLLSRMVEAGLLGRKSGRGFHAYDGQPGREAPVPAGRP; encoded by the coding sequence ATGACCGAGATCCGGCGCGTCGGGGTGGTGGGCTGCGGTCTGATGGGCGCGGGCATCGCCGAGGTGTGCGCACGGGCCGACGTGCCGGTCACGGTCGTGGAGCGCGACGCGGAGGCCGCCCGCGCGGGCCGCCTCCGCGTCCTGCGCTCGCTCGACCGGGCCGCCGCGAACGGCAGGATCGACGCCGCGCGACGGGACAGGGCCGCGGACCTGATCACCGTCGTCGACGAGATCGCGGCCCTGCACGAGCACGACCTGGTGATCGAGGCGGTCGCCGAGGACGAACGCCTCAAGGTCGACGTGTTCACCCGCCTCGACTCCGTCGTCACCGACGAGCGCACCATCCTCGCGACCAACACCTCGTCCATCCCGGTCATCAGGCTCGCCGCCGCCACGACCCGACCGGACCGTGTCGTCGGTGTGCACTTCTTCAACCCCGTGCCGGTCCTGCGGCTCGTCGAACTCGTGCCGTCGCTGCTCACCTCGCCCGCCACCGCGGATCGGGCCGAGGAGTTCGTGACCGGCACGCTCGGCAAGGAGGTCGTCCGCACCCGGGACAAGGCAGGGTTCGTCGTCAACGCGCTGCTCGTGCCCTATCTCCTCGCCGCCATCCGCATGGTGGAGTCGGGCAGCGCGACCGTCGAGGACGTCGACCGCGGCATGGTCCTGGGCTGCGCGCACCCGCTCGGCCCGCTGGCACTGACCGACCTCATCGGCCTCGACACCACCCGGGCCATCGCCGAGTCGCTGTACGCCGAGTTCCGCGAGCCCCAGTACTCGCCGCCCCCGCTGCTGTCGCGGATGGTGGAGGCCGGCCTGCTGGGGCGGAAGTCCGGGCGCGGCTTCCATGCGTACGACGGACAACCGGGTCGTGAGGCACCGGTACCCGCGGGGCGCCCGTGA
- a CDS encoding TetR/AcrR family transcriptional regulator → MATKVRTADTRERILTAACEVIADIGFEKIRMRMVAERAGVSTALLHYHFDTREKLFTEAMTHSFASTALDVDRDAGTAPAAVILARIVRNLLPTDPELHQDWRLWQELWVRALRDETTRVFAVDLYAQLHGWVSDAIRRGIASGEFTPADVDDLSTLVLSLSDGYGIRLMLRDPTVTLDSALASIWRHVAGALGLPAAVPTD, encoded by the coding sequence GTGGCCACCAAGGTGCGCACGGCAGACACACGCGAGCGCATCCTGACCGCGGCGTGCGAGGTCATCGCCGACATCGGCTTCGAGAAGATCCGCATGCGCATGGTCGCCGAGCGGGCCGGTGTGTCGACGGCGTTGCTGCACTACCACTTCGACACCCGCGAGAAGCTGTTCACCGAGGCGATGACGCACTCCTTCGCCAGCACCGCCCTCGACGTCGACCGCGACGCGGGGACGGCGCCGGCGGCGGTCATCCTGGCCCGCATCGTGCGCAACCTGCTGCCCACCGACCCCGAACTCCACCAGGACTGGCGGCTGTGGCAGGAGCTGTGGGTGCGGGCCCTGCGCGACGAGACCACCCGGGTCTTCGCCGTCGACCTGTACGCCCAGCTGCACGGCTGGGTGTCCGACGCGATACGGCGCGGCATCGCCTCCGGCGAGTTCACACCGGCCGACGTCGACGACCTCAGCACCCTCGTGCTGTCCCTGAGCGACGGCTACGGCATCCGGCTGATGCTGCGCGACCCGACGGTCACCCTCGACTCGGCGCTCGCGTCCATCTGGCGCCACGTGGCCGGCGCGCTCGGCCTGCCGGCCGCCGTACCCACGGACTGA
- a CDS encoding SCO4225 family membrane protein, translated as MAGSQRSFVQVTRHHLVNPAALAYLALVVAVLVWTGVDALFVEHQDASLAGIWAFVVTGPTSWLFLMLPGVLPWAGVVVGALVQAAVLGAAYHRLSGRLHHHRARPNGA; from the coding sequence ATGGCCGGTTCTCAGCGCTCCTTCGTCCAGGTGACGCGCCACCACCTGGTCAATCCAGCGGCACTGGCCTACCTCGCGCTGGTGGTCGCCGTCCTGGTCTGGACGGGTGTGGACGCCCTGTTCGTCGAGCACCAGGACGCGAGCCTCGCCGGGATATGGGCCTTCGTCGTCACCGGGCCGACGTCCTGGCTGTTCCTGATGCTGCCGGGCGTGCTGCCCTGGGCCGGTGTCGTCGTCGGCGCCCTGGTCCAGGCGGCGGTGCTCGGCGCCGCGTACCACCGGCTCTCGGGCCGTCTGCACCACCACCGCGCCCGCCCGAACGGCGCGTGA
- a CDS encoding SpoIIE family protein phosphatase, giving the protein MHDTSPTSLSESPEDPFSVHRSASAVLDDRGHVVAWSDQATTLLGYEPDEVLGRPVREVLVADGDEAVIARATVACRRAGGWFGLLPVRNRAGHRVFVGFRARRVRRLDSDEWLLIGSLAEDIAQWEIDRSVLDGLFRRSPVGVVVLGPDLRVLRVNRAIARFGGLPPKAYRGRRAGEFLFGPDADQAEAKLRSVLETGQPVIFAEQHARLLHDPHRELVISISAFRMQDPSGRVLGVTEIVEDVTERHRARRRLALLNEAGTRIGRTLDVATTARELAEAAVPELADAVSVDLLEPVPRGEEPAPDSMGPLRRMAARGIRPEATSVMYPEGHLFFFPERTAPTKCLAERRPVLLPVLEGNSGWFDAEPERAARALAMGVHSLMVVPLAARGVVLGLVCLWRSKQPEPFEEDDLTLAVDFAARAAVCIDNARRYTQQHNAAEALQRSLLPGEVPAHPALETAHRYLPAQASTGVGGDWFDVIPLSGLRVALVVGDVVGHGMHASATMGRLRAAVRTLAHLDLAPDEVLARLDDLVDQLATEQRQAEDTTPQIMGATCVYAIYDPVSRHCAVARAGHPPPTLLGPDGRLCPLDVPAGLPLGLGGLPYETAELELAEGSLIALYSDGLLLAGDRDIDQGLTLLHDTLTGPARSLEHTCKAVEDVMLPDRPADDVTLLLGRTRVLAAEDVATWELPAEPTAAGRARALVTERLTEWGLEELAFTTELIVSELVTNAYRYAGGPVVLRLIRNGHLICEVSDSSSTSPHLRQARSTDEGGRGLFLVAQLSERWGTRYGRNSKTIWTEQPLSPEPADPGI; this is encoded by the coding sequence ATGCACGACACATCCCCGACGTCGCTCAGTGAGAGCCCGGAGGATCCTTTCTCGGTCCACCGATCCGCGTCGGCGGTGCTGGACGACCGCGGACACGTCGTCGCGTGGAGCGATCAGGCCACCACGCTCCTCGGGTACGAGCCCGACGAGGTGCTGGGCCGGCCGGTGCGCGAGGTCCTGGTCGCCGACGGGGACGAGGCCGTGATCGCCCGGGCGACCGTCGCGTGCCGACGCGCGGGCGGCTGGTTCGGGCTGCTGCCGGTGCGCAACCGTGCGGGGCACCGCGTGTTCGTGGGGTTCAGGGCCCGGCGGGTGCGTCGGCTGGACTCCGACGAGTGGCTCCTCATCGGCTCGCTCGCCGAGGACATCGCCCAGTGGGAGATCGACCGGTCGGTGCTGGACGGCCTGTTCCGCCGGTCCCCGGTGGGGGTCGTGGTGCTCGGTCCGGACCTGCGTGTGCTGAGGGTGAACCGGGCGATCGCGCGGTTCGGCGGGCTGCCGCCGAAGGCGTACCGCGGGCGGCGGGCCGGCGAGTTCCTGTTCGGCCCCGACGCGGACCAGGCCGAGGCCAAGCTGCGGTCGGTCCTGGAGACGGGCCAGCCGGTGATCTTCGCCGAGCAGCACGCGCGGCTGCTGCACGACCCCCACCGGGAGCTGGTGATCTCCATCTCCGCGTTCCGGATGCAGGACCCCTCCGGGCGGGTGCTGGGCGTCACCGAGATCGTCGAGGACGTCACCGAACGCCATCGGGCCCGGCGGCGGCTGGCGCTGCTCAACGAGGCGGGCACCCGGATCGGCAGGACCCTGGACGTGGCCACGACCGCGCGTGAGCTGGCCGAGGCCGCGGTTCCCGAGCTCGCCGACGCCGTCTCGGTGGACCTGCTGGAACCGGTGCCCCGGGGAGAGGAACCGGCCCCGGACTCCATGGGCCCGCTGCGCAGGATGGCGGCCCGCGGCATCCGGCCCGAGGCGACGTCGGTGATGTATCCGGAGGGCCATCTGTTCTTCTTCCCCGAGCGGACCGCGCCGACGAAGTGCCTGGCCGAGCGGCGTCCGGTCCTGCTGCCCGTGCTGGAGGGCAACTCCGGCTGGTTCGACGCCGAGCCGGAGCGGGCCGCGCGGGCGCTGGCGATGGGCGTCCACTCCCTGATGGTGGTGCCGCTCGCCGCGCGCGGTGTGGTCCTGGGGCTGGTCTGTCTGTGGCGTTCGAAGCAGCCGGAGCCGTTCGAGGAGGACGATCTGACCCTGGCGGTGGACTTCGCCGCCCGCGCCGCCGTCTGCATCGACAACGCCCGCCGCTACACCCAGCAGCACAACGCCGCCGAGGCCCTCCAGCGCAGCCTGCTGCCGGGCGAGGTGCCCGCGCACCCGGCGCTGGAGACGGCCCACCGCTATCTGCCCGCACAGGCCTCCACCGGGGTCGGCGGCGACTGGTTCGACGTCATCCCGCTGTCGGGGCTGCGCGTCGCGCTGGTGGTCGGCGACGTGGTGGGCCACGGCATGCACGCCTCGGCGACGATGGGCCGGCTGCGCGCCGCCGTGCGGACCCTCGCGCACCTCGACCTGGCCCCGGACGAGGTCCTGGCCCGGCTGGACGACCTGGTGGACCAGCTGGCCACCGAACAGCGGCAGGCCGAGGACACCACCCCGCAGATCATGGGCGCGACCTGCGTGTACGCGATCTACGACCCGGTCTCCCGGCACTGCGCCGTGGCCCGCGCGGGCCATCCGCCGCCGACGCTCCTGGGGCCCGACGGCCGGTTGTGTCCGCTCGACGTCCCCGCCGGACTGCCGCTCGGCCTCGGCGGGCTGCCGTACGAGACGGCCGAGCTCGAACTGGCGGAGGGCAGCCTGATCGCCCTGTACAGCGACGGCCTGCTGCTGGCCGGTGACCGCGACATCGACCAGGGCCTGACGCTGCTGCACGACACACTGACCGGTCCGGCGCGGTCGCTGGAGCACACGTGCAAGGCGGTGGAGGACGTGATGCTGCCGGACCGGCCGGCCGACGACGTCACGCTGCTGCTGGGCCGGACCCGGGTGCTGGCGGCCGAGGACGTGGCCACCTGGGAGCTGCCCGCCGAGCCCACGGCGGCCGGCCGGGCCCGGGCGCTGGTGACGGAGCGGCTGACGGAGTGGGGGCTGGAGGAGCTGGCCTTCACCACCGAGCTGATCGTGAGCGAGCTGGTCACGAACGCCTACCGGTACGCCGGCGGGCCGGTGGTGCTGCGGCTGATCCGCAACGGCCATCTCATCTGCGAGGTCTCCGACTCCAGCAGCACCTCACCGCATCTGCGCCAGGCGCGCAGCACCGACGAGGGCGGCCGCGGCCTGTTCCTGGTGGCCCAGCTCTCCGAGCGCTGGGGCACCCGCTACGGCCGCAACAGCAAGACCATCTGGACCGAGCAGCCCCTGTCGCCGGAGCCGGCCGATCCGGGCATCTGA